One genomic window of Verrucomicrobiota bacterium includes the following:
- a CDS encoding porin produces the protein MSMTKHLFMLFLLLGLAPLSAETETNSPQILLSPSTAFKEDIDKKWDYNLNMNQTALEYKASDKLKISAISDMNDVTVLSHLEEDVALDKVMQDLTKTRTGIGTSYKISPNMTLDAQADYSVLQNIATPAPKLNFSISSSF, from the coding sequence ATGAGTATGACCAAGCATTTATTCATGCTGTTTTTACTTTTAGGGCTGGCCCCTCTGTCGGCTGAAACTGAAACGAATTCCCCACAAATCCTCCTTTCTCCATCAACGGCTTTTAAAGAAGATATTGATAAAAAATGGGACTATAACCTGAATATGAATCAGACGGCCCTTGAATATAAGGCCTCTGATAAACTCAAAATTTCTGCCATCAGTGATATGAATGATGTTACTGTCCTCTCCCATTTGGAAGAGGACGTCGCCCTCGACAAAGTCATGCAGGATTTGACAAAAACTAGGACAGGGATCGGCACCTCTTATAAAATCTCCCCGAATATGACTTTGGATGCCCAAGCAGATTACTCTGTCCTCCAAAATATCGCCACCCCCGCTCCAAAATTGAACTTTTCCATTTCCAGTTCTTTTTGA